One genomic segment of Leptolyngbya sp. FACHB-261 includes these proteins:
- the lepA gene encoding translation elongation factor 4, whose amino-acid sequence MTDVPVSRIRNFCIIAHIDHGKSTLADRLLQATGTVADREMKEQFLDNMDLERERGITIKLQAARMDYTGQDGEKYVLNLIDTPGHVDFSYEVSRSLLACEGALLVVDASQGVEAQTLANVYLALDNNLEIIPVLNKIDLPGADPERIAAEIEEVIGLDCSGAIHASAKEGIGIPEILESVVHLVPPPQDNTEKPLRALIFDSYYDAYRGVIVYFRVLDGSLKRGDKVRFMASRKEYVIDELGVLAPRQVQVEELHAGEVGYLAAAIKAVADARVGDTVTLATAPASEPLPGYQEAKPMVFCGLFPTDADQFEDLREALEKLKLNDAALNYEPETSSAMGFGFRCGFLGLLHMEIVQERLEREYNLDLITTAPSVIYRVTTLKGDVVLVDNPSLLPGPQEREKIEEPYVKVDLITPENYVGPLMELCESRRGSFQDMKYLTPGRTTLVYELPLAEVVTDFFDQMKSRSRGYASMEYQLIGYRENKLVKLDVLLNDEPVDSLATIVHQDKAYYVGRSLVSKLKELIPRHQFQIPVQAAIGSKVVARETIPALRKNVLSKCYGGDISRKKKLLEKQKEGKKRMKSVGTVEVPQEAFMAILKLGDD is encoded by the coding sequence ATGACCGATGTGCCCGTGTCCCGAATCCGTAATTTCTGCATCATTGCCCACATCGACCACGGCAAATCGACCCTGGCCGACCGGCTCTTGCAGGCTACCGGCACTGTGGCTGACCGTGAGATGAAAGAGCAGTTCCTGGACAACATGGACCTGGAACGCGAGCGCGGCATCACAATCAAGCTCCAGGCCGCTCGCATGGACTACACCGGGCAAGACGGTGAGAAGTACGTCCTGAACTTAATCGACACCCCTGGCCACGTGGACTTCTCCTACGAAGTCTCGCGCTCACTGCTGGCCTGCGAGGGCGCATTGCTCGTCGTAGATGCCTCGCAGGGCGTGGAAGCGCAGACGCTCGCCAACGTCTATTTGGCCCTGGATAACAACCTGGAGATTATTCCAGTTCTCAACAAAATTGACTTGCCAGGTGCCGACCCAGAGCGGATTGCGGCTGAAATCGAAGAAGTGATCGGCCTGGACTGCTCAGGGGCCATCCATGCTTCTGCTAAAGAAGGCATTGGCATTCCTGAGATTTTGGAATCGGTTGTTCACCTGGTGCCGCCGCCCCAAGACAACACCGAGAAGCCACTGCGAGCGCTGATCTTCGACAGCTACTACGACGCTTACCGAGGCGTGATCGTCTACTTCCGGGTGCTCGATGGCTCGCTCAAGAGAGGCGACAAAGTACGCTTCATGGCCTCGCGCAAGGAATACGTAATTGATGAGCTGGGCGTTCTAGCTCCTCGTCAAGTTCAGGTCGAAGAATTGCATGCTGGAGAAGTAGGCTATCTGGCAGCTGCAATCAAGGCCGTTGCTGACGCCCGGGTAGGCGATACCGTGACTCTGGCAACAGCTCCCGCCTCTGAACCCCTACCGGGCTATCAGGAAGCCAAGCCCATGGTGTTCTGCGGCCTGTTCCCCACTGATGCGGATCAGTTCGAAGACCTGCGCGAAGCTCTAGAAAAGCTCAAGCTCAATGATGCTGCACTCAACTACGAGCCGGAAACCTCCAGCGCGATGGGCTTTGGCTTCCGTTGCGGCTTTTTAGGGTTGCTGCACATGGAAATCGTGCAAGAGCGCCTGGAGCGCGAGTACAACCTGGACCTGATCACAACCGCGCCATCGGTGATCTACCGCGTCACCACTTTGAAAGGCGATGTGGTGCTGGTTGACAATCCCAGTCTGCTGCCCGGTCCTCAGGAGCGCGAGAAAATCGAAGAGCCTTATGTCAAGGTCGATCTGATCACGCCTGAGAACTACGTCGGCCCCCTGATGGAGCTGTGTGAGTCGCGCCGGGGTAGTTTCCAGGACATGAAATACCTGACACCTGGGCGGACCACTTTGGTTTACGAGCTGCCCTTGGCGGAAGTGGTGACGGACTTCTTTGACCAGATGAAGTCCCGGTCACGCGGTTACGCCAGCATGGAGTACCAACTGATTGGCTACCGCGAGAATAAGCTCGTCAAGCTGGATGTGCTGCTCAACGATGAGCCAGTCGATTCGCTAGCAACGATTGTGCATCAGGACAAGGCCTATTACGTCGGTCGGTCGCTGGTGAGCAAGCTCAAGGAACTGATTCCTCGGCACCAGTTCCAGATTCCGGTGCAGGCTGCGATTGGTTCTAAAGTCGTTGCCCGTGAGACCATTCCGGCTCTGCGCAAGAACGTGCTCAGCAAGTGCTACGGCGGTGATATCAGTCGTAAGAAGAAACTGCTGGAGAAGCAAAAGGAAGGTAAAAAACGCATGAAGTCTGTGGGGACTGTCGAAGTGCCCCAAGAGGCATTCATGGCGATTCTGAAGCTGGGCGATGATTAG
- a CDS encoding isopenicillin N synthase family oxygenase: protein MKSLQDSQLQIPIIDISALVGSTDGRDEIAVQIGQACREFGFFYIVGHGVDEHLQQQLEAVSSQFFAQDLGTKLEINMARGGRAWRGYFPVGNELTSGKPDLKEGIYFGTQLEDDHPLVKSGTPMHGPNLFPAELPQFRPIVLAYMAAMTQLGYTLLAGIALSLGLEESYFAKHCTSDPLTLFRIFNYPPNASRPELGSDWGVGEHTDYGLLTILKQDESGGLQVKIKSQWIAAPPIPNSFVCNIGDMLDRMTGGQYLSTPHRVQNTAGRDRLSFPFFFDPNFNAEVQPIKIVKEINDNKSERWDRASVHEFRGTYGDYLLNKVSKVFPQLRQKVL, encoded by the coding sequence ATGAAAAGCTTACAAGATAGCCAATTACAGATTCCGATCATCGACATCAGTGCGTTAGTAGGCAGCACAGATGGGCGTGATGAAATTGCAGTCCAGATTGGGCAGGCCTGCCGTGAGTTTGGCTTCTTTTACATCGTTGGTCATGGTGTCGATGAACATCTACAACAACAACTAGAGGCAGTCAGTAGCCAGTTTTTTGCTCAAGATCTGGGGACCAAGCTTGAAATCAACATGGCGCGGGGGGGTAGGGCTTGGCGCGGATATTTTCCAGTTGGGAATGAACTGACCTCTGGCAAACCTGATCTCAAGGAAGGGATTTACTTTGGTACCCAACTTGAGGATGATCACCCACTCGTGAAGTCAGGGACACCAATGCATGGTCCTAACTTGTTTCCTGCCGAGTTGCCGCAATTTCGACCAATTGTGTTGGCTTACATGGCCGCAATGACGCAGTTGGGCTACACACTGCTGGCGGGCATTGCCCTCAGCCTTGGCCTGGAAGAATCCTATTTTGCCAAGCATTGCACCTCAGATCCTTTGACCTTGTTTCGCATCTTTAACTATCCTCCCAATGCATCTAGGCCTGAGCTTGGCTCGGATTGGGGAGTTGGTGAGCACACGGACTACGGCTTGCTAACCATTCTCAAACAGGATGAGTCAGGTGGGTTGCAAGTGAAGATCAAGTCTCAGTGGATCGCTGCACCTCCAATTCCTAACTCGTTTGTGTGCAACATCGGCGATATGTTGGACCGCATGACTGGAGGGCAGTATCTATCCACTCCCCACCGAGTGCAGAATACGGCAGGCCGAGATCGTCTATCTTTTCCTTTCTTCTTCGACCCAAATTTTAATGCAGAAGTACAACCGATCAAGATTGTTAAAGAGATTAATGACAATAAGTCTGAACGCTGGGACCGAGCCAGTGTTCACGAGTTTCGCGGCACCTATGGCGACTATCTGCTAAATAAAGTGTCCAAAGTATTTCCGCAATTGCGTCAGAAAGTGTTGTAA
- a CDS encoding pentapeptide repeat-containing protein, with translation MNTEELTKRYTAGEREFGAIDLREANLEGVDLSGTVLSGASLDGANLKRANLSRADLSGADLNGANLTQADLSGTDLRDAILDGAILEGAILDGANLSQADLQVANLVQADLSQAELHQADLSGANLEAADLSGADLAAANLQEANLTDASLEEATLSGANLENTKLEGTILEGGDSNLAT, from the coding sequence ATGAACACGGAAGAACTCACGAAGCGTTATACGGCGGGCGAAAGAGAGTTTGGTGCAATTGACCTACGGGAAGCCAACTTGGAGGGCGTTGACCTCAGTGGCACGGTTCTGAGCGGTGCCTCCCTGGACGGAGCGAATCTGAAGCGCGCTAACCTCAGCCGTGCCGATCTCAGTGGCGCTGATTTGAACGGTGCCAATCTGACTCAAGCTGACCTAAGTGGAACTGACCTGCGGGATGCGATTCTAGATGGGGCAATCCTGGAAGGGGCAATTCTAGACGGCGCCAATCTAAGCCAGGCCGATCTTCAAGTGGCCAACCTGGTGCAAGCAGACCTCAGCCAAGCCGAGTTGCATCAGGCCGACCTGAGCGGAGCCAATTTAGAAGCGGCTGACCTCAGTGGTGCAGATCTGGCAGCCGCGAACCTGCAAGAGGCAAACCTCACCGATGCCTCGTTAGAGGAGGCGACTCTGAGTGGAGCCAACCTAGAGAACACTAAATTAGAAGGAACGATTTTGGAGGGCGGAGATAGCAATCTAGCTACTTAG
- a CDS encoding DUF4926 domain-containing protein, which produces MISLLDMITLTADLSDQAVRQGQVGTVVELLSDGVFLVEFSDYKNRTYTLLPLQAHQLKVLHYDTGMAA; this is translated from the coding sequence ATGATCAGCCTATTAGATATGATCACTTTGACCGCAGACTTGAGTGATCAAGCCGTGCGCCAAGGGCAAGTGGGCACCGTGGTGGAGCTGCTCAGTGACGGAGTGTTTCTGGTTGAGTTCAGCGACTACAAGAACCGGACCTACACGCTGCTACCGTTGCAAGCTCACCAGTTAAAGGTGCTGCACTACGACACAGGCATGGCCGCGTAA
- a CDS encoding cytochrome P450: MLILAVLTMKLPDGPKTPQWLQKVQYTLDPLGYMGSAGQRYGDVFNAPVIGNTDVLLLVSNPQAIQQIFSNDAKQFIAPSNQLLQPLVGDHSMFLLEGERHRRERKLMSG, translated from the coding sequence ATGCTGATCTTGGCGGTGCTAACGATGAAACTCCCCGATGGGCCGAAAACACCTCAGTGGTTGCAGAAGGTTCAATACACATTGGACCCTTTGGGCTACATGGGTAGTGCTGGACAGCGCTATGGCGACGTCTTCAATGCCCCTGTAATTGGCAATACTGACGTACTACTGCTCGTAAGCAACCCTCAGGCCATTCAGCAGATTTTCTCCAACGATGCCAAGCAATTTATCGCTCCCTCCAATCAGCTTCTACAGCCGTTGGTCGGGGATCATTCTATGTTCCTGTTAGAAGGTGAGCGCCATCGACGTGAGCGTAAGTTGATGTCAGGGTGA
- a CDS encoding cytochrome P450, with protein sequence MRTYGQLIIELAEEEFAQLSSGQAFTARSVMQDISMAVILKVVFGVSDRERFYQLKQRIAALTDAFQSPFLAGLLFFPSLQKDLGPKSPWGYVRHLQRQIDECLYAEIRERRERIDASHLDILSLLLCARDETGEGMTDVELRDELMTLLLAGHETTATAIAWALYWVYKSTDIREKLLRELETLGNEPDPLSITRLPYLTAVCNETLRIYPVAMLTVPRAVKEPVELLGYSLEPGTRLYGCIYLTHHREDLYPNPRQFKPERFLERQFSPYEFLPFGGGVRRCIGEALASFEMKLVLATVLRRYELALADHSPEHPKRRGVTLAPARGVRMVMGARRGVEMSC encoded by the coding sequence ATGCGGACCTATGGACAACTGATTATTGAGTTGGCAGAAGAAGAGTTTGCTCAGTTGTCATCGGGCCAAGCTTTTACGGCTCGTAGCGTGATGCAAGATATCTCAATGGCAGTGATTTTGAAGGTGGTTTTCGGTGTTTCAGATAGGGAGCGATTTTATCAGCTCAAACAGCGGATCGCAGCCCTAACAGATGCATTTCAGTCACCATTTCTAGCAGGATTACTCTTTTTCCCATCTTTGCAAAAAGACTTAGGCCCTAAAAGCCCTTGGGGATATGTTCGTCATTTGCAACGACAAATTGACGAGTGCCTCTATGCAGAAATTCGTGAGCGTCGAGAACGCATTGACGCTTCGCATTTAGATATTCTCAGCTTACTTCTCTGTGCTCGTGATGAAACCGGAGAAGGGATGACTGATGTCGAATTACGCGATGAGTTAATGACCTTGCTGCTAGCCGGCCATGAGACTACTGCCACAGCGATTGCCTGGGCCTTGTACTGGGTTTATAAGTCTACAGATATCCGGGAAAAGCTGCTTCGGGAACTAGAAACTCTGGGAAACGAGCCAGACCCCTTGAGCATTACCCGGCTACCTTATCTAACGGCAGTCTGTAATGAGACGCTGAGGATTTACCCAGTAGCTATGCTGACTGTGCCACGAGCAGTGAAAGAACCGGTGGAACTACTGGGTTATTCTCTAGAGCCTGGTACGAGGCTTTACGGCTGTATTTATCTCACTCATCACCGTGAGGACCTTTATCCAAATCCCAGGCAATTTAAGCCAGAACGATTTTTAGAACGTCAATTTTCTCCCTATGAGTTCCTACCCTTTGGTGGCGGGGTGCGTCGTTGTATTGGTGAGGCGTTAGCTTCATTTGAGATGAAATTAGTGTTGGCCACAGTTTTGCGACGCTACGAACTAGCTCTTGCAGACCATAGCCCAGAGCATCCAAAGCGTCGGGGGGTAACACTGGCCCCAGCACGAGGCGTGAGGATGGTCATGGGGGCGCGACGAGGTGTAGAAATGTCTTGCTAA